The Polypterus senegalus isolate Bchr_013 unplaced genomic scaffold, ASM1683550v1 scaffold_2684, whole genome shotgun sequence genome includes the window GATTTGCCTGTCATGACAGTTCACACTCACAAGCACAAGCGACCCACTGTGTAATGTGAACGCGACTGTGCTGCGAAACGATACGCATGCGCACATTGATAAGTTTGTGCACCCCACCGACAAAAAACGTCATATTTGTGAAACAACGTGTGgtattaaaactgacaaaatcGGCGCGCTGGTAGCTACCGGTAGAGGGGGGACGGCAAACAGTTTAAGCGAATCGAATCGAGAAGGCCGGAAAAAAAAAACGCTTGACGGCGAGTTTTTGCTGTTTTCGCAGCTATCGTCAGCATCGCTACAccaataaatgtgtcacaattgTCGCTCATCTCCAGTGCTGTTTCGGTGCGCAGCCGTTGCTGCATGATGATGACTGCGCTCAACCCATGTGTACAGGCAGGACCGTTCCTGGGCATGGGCGCTCTAGacaagcgccatctagtggtcatGGTGCATTACTGCAGTCTCATGTAGAGATTCCTATCTttatttgtttagaaaaaaaaaaaaacgtacgtATTGGAGcggaacacaaagaaatgtttatgtcGCGCGCCTCGGcagcagggccgtttgaaggaatttgggggccccaagcaaaatggacatggaggccccccgcacgcacgcaaaggaaccacagcatagccatacagtttaaattcactcacactttatataaataaaaaaggtttacagtgcaaatactgctgttgcatatactgtgcataaataaaaaaatgtttagagtgcaaatactgctgttgcatataaagtgcataaaatttgaacattttcaacaattgaacatttgcaaaaaacaccagtgtactataaaatcaaatatacattaaaaagtgcacaataactaaatccaacatacttaaaaacacacacacacacacatacctactcacatgaacatttttcagttctctcaaacatgtgcaaattatctaaaactgctgtttgcgagccttgttttctgcaaaggcaatcacaatgtcctccatgtccaaagactggcgcacatcccgctcaattgacataagtgccagtcactttataataataacagtcattaatagaaggtaaattgacagttaattaatctttagtctttagctatgcatttactgaatgagcactgtgcagctgttcgtccgactgtactgtattttatttatttattttatttgcaaaattgcaccatttgtacaagacaagtcgagctattttatgtgtgtaatttatcacttaccactgtcttgttttttcttatcctcctcttcctttctcttctttcttttttggcttcctgaagcataattccgcttcatgactgccgaggaagttttgtattttgccggcagcagagatcgcgtggttggctggctgctgtcagcgaggggggcccccttgagggggatcccgataacagtgtcattgcactttactgcattcactatcaatggggcgctcacacagtttgtcgctgcattttattcttaaccagtcgttgtcttggggccccaggcaattgcttggtttgcctgccttgtcgcgacgggcctgcacGGTCTGCACTCTGCACAACACAATACGTGCCCAGAAACGGCCAAGGCAGACCTACGAACTCTCGGACTCAAAACGGATGACTTTATATTAaagattatattattttatatcattttcgCATACTAGCGATGTTTGGTCTTAATGTCTGACGAGCTACACAGTTCACCAATAACACGAACAACAACAATGACGATGATGCTGACAACAATAATCCTCAAACTGTAACAAAGAAGAGACAGACACGAAGAAACAAAATGGAATCGATTGAAACGACAACAGGACTGCAGCTCTTGAGTGAACTTCTGAAAGCTGACTTAACCCAAACTATGATCGTCTCCCAAACGGACATCCCTtaaaaattgtgttaaaactCAGCAAATATCATCCTCTGCTGCTCATCACCATCGGTGGATTCGCTCTCGGTGCGCTAAAGCAGTTGCTCGTACATTGATTGGATAGGTAGATTACCTTATTTGCATACAGGAGCATATGGTAAATAGGAACTGTGGGTTAAGATTCCAATTAAAAGATAATCATTGTATTCTCAGGTTTATTGAATGTTGTCATTATGCTAagtttcaaatgtattttatcGATTTAAATGACATATATGCATAATTATATATTGTCGTCTAatttaagaacaaaatgaaattatatacCGTATATAGTGTATCACTatccgatcctaaattgtccttagtgtgcgcgcactgcggtgggctggtgccctgcccggggtttgtttcctgccttgcgccctgtgctggctgggattggctccagcagaccccgtgaccctgtagttaggatgtagcgggttggataatggatggatggatcaccaTCATCAAAAGACACATATTTAGCTTAACAATTATATAGAAAATTACAGTTTCGAAAAattgacttttgtaagtaaagcGGGGATGATTTTCTTTAGAAAAAACGTTAAATAAAGACTACTTATATACATCCATCTTATTTTCTATAATGGCTCATCCCTCAGTAGCGCATGTTTCCTACACTGCCTTGTAAATAGTCGCTGCTATAACTCAGCATTCTCAGATTGTGAATTCGAGGTCCTAAACACGTCGCTGTCCCCAGTCCTGTCTCCATGTCTCCATGTGCAGGTCCGGCAGTGACGACTCCTCTCAAAGCAAAGGGGGTGACGAGGCACTTTGGGCAGCaaaaatccccaaacctgctCCGTGTACAGGCAAAGAAACGCATGGATTGTGATCCTGCTGTTCTCATTCATGACGCGCGGCTCCAAATCATAAACGTAACCGATTTAGGAACAGATAGAAAAAGGACTCAAATCGGATTTGAAAAGATTAGATTTATGAAAGAGAGgaggagcaccgcaagggacaAATGGCACAGTGACATACTGGAGAGCCAGCCAGCTGTAGACTGAGGTGAGGGGGTCTGCATTTGAAATGAATGCAACTGGAATGAAATGAAAAGGCGGAGCTTATAAATGGCAAAGTAAttaacattcaaaaacaaaacaagactcTCTGGGTTAGGTTTGGGGGGCTAGGAACGGGACAAAAGGATAcaagaaaaggaagaaagtggTGCGAGAAGTGAGCAAAATCTTAGCAGACAAGTCGGGAAGCTTTCACACGATAAGCAACTAGCTGAGGGCCGGAGCCGTCATTTTGGACTTTTGTCACTTCCCTATTGTATCACTTGCGCCTTCACTTTTCCTTTAGGTGACAAGTCTCCATTTTACTAAACTTATAGGAAACACAGCCAAAGAGCTAAATTGAGTGCAGCAGAGATGAGCGCGTGGAAAGTCCAAGATGTCGCGGAAAGGGCCGGTGACTTACGTCAGACTCTTCAGCGTCTTGTTGTTGCTCAGACACTCCACGATGTTCTCAGTTCCTCTCTCGGTGATGCCGGTGATGTCCAGATAAAGCTCTTCCACTGTGCTGTTGTCCTTCAGGGCCGTCCACAGTTCCAAAACGCCTTCACAACCAATGTTATTTCCGCACATGCTTTAGATAtggataaaaacataaataaggtAAATTAAAAAACGGCAATATGAAAAAATCTGTAGAACAGCACAACTCCATGAAATGAATTCATTTGGTGACAGGCCAGTGATCAACATCTGCACTAGAGAGACGAGTCAGACTGGAGGAGAGATCTGCAGACAATGCCCGCTCAATAACACCTGGTCACTTCATGCCAACTGTAATGGTGCCCATAAGGTCACGTGAATGGAGACaaacaataaacacacacaaacctcCCTCCATTTTATAGACACTGTACATAAACTGTAAAGgacatggatggactggcatcccatctgaGGTGGGTGATGGAGGTCCTTTACCCTTTATAGTGGATACTTTAAGGGGTTGGGTGGTGTTTCCTTTCCTGGTCGAGAGGTTGCCATAATGGGAGGACAGAGGGACGAGGCCTCCTAGGTGTCCCCCCAAGTGTgcagcatccctctggtggaAGTTCTGATTTTACTTCCCCAAGGCAGCATGGGAGCCGTGGTGCtgatgggcagccctgttgggttgctTGGGTGCCACCTGTTGGAGTTTCTAGGAGGAGGCCTCTCTGTTCTGTCTGACACATTGGCACTACCTGGTGGCCATGTCGCTGCACGGGAAGTACTCTGGGGTCTGCGTTAAAAAGTCACTGCTCTGGCTCACCCAGGCGAGGGTGGCACTCATCTGAGAAAGtatggaggaaagaaaaaaaaattgtattgtgaaagaagaagaagcctgCAGGAAAGAGTGTTTAAAAATTGTAATGGACGGCAAGCGTGGGGTGGCATCCAGGCAAAGATGGTTTAAGCTTCCTTACTTGACTGGGAGGCCAAACCAGTAAATACATAAGAAGAAGGGCAGTGTATTCTCTACCACAACCAAGAGATCAGCAGTAGATGTGCTGGCATCCCCAGAGGGGCGCAATCAAAGGATGCCAGCGTACTGAAAGGACAATGAGAGGCAACCTGTGTCGACTGTTTATTTCCCgcagacactagatggcagcatctctgTGTTACATCATCTGGTACGTTAACATCTGCAAggcatgatgggaattgtagtgctGTCAGGCAAtccctgctgggttctgtgggtgccaccaggaggtgctgcaggtaTTTATGATCACTACTTTGTGGAGCTTGGCCTGACACCGGAAGTCCTCCCGGGTATTGTATGAGAGGAGCAGGATGGGTCGGACTCAGGCACCCAcccgggcctgttaaagccaaatgaggcattccttgtgtgattctgggctgtacaagaaataaattgttgtgctTCATTCTGTGCCATCAGTGAATTATCAGTTAGGTGGAGTGGTGGGCCCGAGGCTAAgggtctgtgctggtatctggaaggttgctggttcaaatcccattactgcctgAAGGGGTCCTAccctgttgggctcttgagcagggcccttaacctgaaaattgctccaggggtgccatacaatggctgatcctgtgcTCAGAGCCCCCCAAAGGTCAATCAAAAGGTCAGTTTCCCCTCAAGGATTAAAACAAAATcgtattcctttttgttttttttaatttcaaaaagtgCTTAACGCTGATTGTTGACTGGCGTTGTGAACTTAGTGACGCTATGCAGGTGTACAACAAGGTTGACATTTACCAAAACACCAGGCTTTGTCCCGTGTCACACATGCGTGGcagaggatcaccttctgggctcatcagatgtatgtaataccactctgggatgagagggggcgctgtcattaATGGCAGCCTCTCTTTTCTCatccacagcacagagaagacaCCCAATGAGGGCAAAAGACCCCACCTGCGTGTGGATCCCAAtgtgaaaaagtgttttttgtaaaTGCAACACATCTAAGGCCAATCCAAGACGAGACAAAATGGCTGCAACCCAATGACATAATGAAATTGTTATCCTAAAGTGgctgagagaaaaataaaaagttgctACCTTTGACGACACGCCACATTTGTcgatgcttttatttaaattttgtacgCACTGATGATCTTGTGTGGAGCAGCACactggctgatgggaattgtagtcccccgGTCGCCATTTGCACAGTTGTGGATAAGATGGGACAATTCAGTATAtgttaaaaaccttttaaaattgcatcacaaagtgTGACGTACAACAAACTGACCACGCGTTACGGTTTATCGATACCCGGAGAGCCTCTTTTGCTTCTGTGTGTCTTTAAGATAATTGTCACCACTCGCATTCCAGTTCCTGACTTATTTAGATCACTTTAATGAATCACTGGGCTTTAAGTCATATTAATACTTGACGGGGAACTTACTGGAGTTCCTTTTCTCCTTTGGTGGTGTAATATCGATACTGGTTTTCTGTTGGGACACACACAGTGCACCAAACCTGTGCAGTTCCATCTGTTGTATTTAATTAGTAACATTTGATGTATGATAAGATACAGATAGAGATCCAGTTTGGGGGGCTCGAGAGGGGTAGGCGGGCCAGGAGTCTATACGCGTATTCCCAATGCAGGAGCTTTGTTTTCAGAAACCTGGGAGTCCCTGCACGATGGCCACTTATGGTCTCTGGCCACTTTCGTGTGTTGCCTTCTCATTGCACAACAGGAACTGTAACTGTCATGAAAAATGTGTGACGAGCGGCGTGGTCTGCAGTTCATGGGGGACCCCAATTATTGCTTTGAAGCAATTGTGACTTTACAGAGGAGATGTGGTGCACTATTAAGAGTAATGAGGTACAGAGAATGGCACAATTGGCGGTGTATGGTGGACCCCCTGCACCTTATTGCTCTGAAGCAATTGTAACCTCACAGGAGAGACTGCGGCTTTGATGTGGTACTACAGGGAGGGggctatgaagagtgatgagGTGCAAAGAGTGGTGGTGGACCCCCACACTGTGTTGTTTTGATGCAATTGTGACCTTATGGAGAGAGGGGGAGTGTTCCTTTGATTTGGTGCGTGACGTGGCACACCAGGGAGGGGGCTATGAAGAACGAGGCAGTGCAAAGTGTGACGCAATCACGCAGTCACGTGAGGTCCCAGGACATTACAGCTCTGAAGTAATTGTGACCTCACAGGAGAGACTGCGGCTTTGATGTGGTACTACAGGGAGGGggctatgaagagtgatgagGTGCAAAGAGTGGTGGTGGACCCCCACACTGTGTTGTTTTGATGCAACTGTaataatccatccacccattatccaacccgctatatcctaactacagggtcacggaggtcttctggagccaatgccagccagcatagggcgcaaggcaggaaacaaacctcgggcagggcactagcccaccatagggcacacatacacacacacacacacacacacagcacacactaccgacaatttagaatcgccaatccacggggagaacatgcaaactccacgcatggaggacctgggaagtgaacctgggtctccagactacgaggcagcagcactacccattgcaattgtaataataataataataataataataataataataatacattttatttatatagcgcctttcccaaccTCAAAGTGCTTAATGACCTCACGGGGGCAATGAAGAATGATGCGGTGCGAAGTGTGATGCAATTACAAAGTCACGTGGGACCCCAGGACCTTACTGCTTTGAAGTGATGGTGACTTTTTGGGGGTCAGGTTATTGTGTTGGTGCGGTGTATGCCTCGCCACACCAGGGAAGCAGCTAGAAAGAGTGATGCGGTGTGGTGTGGTGTTCTGTCTTCACCGATACCActccaaagtccaaactactgACTAATTTGTtacttgtggtcaaccaatcagcacaattcatcatCTCAGCCCCACCCACGATAGTTCCTGGTCGGATGAAGAGGACACACCCTGGAGTTGGAGATAAAAACAATACCAGGAACTACAAATGTTCCTGTGATGGGAATACCAGAAAAGTTTATGGTGTAGAAAGCGGCGGTGGAGCAGAACGGCACTTAACTGCAGGACCAACTCCCTCTCAGTATCCTACAAGTAGAACTGCTGCTTAATTAAAGCTGGGTTTGAATGGGCATCACTCTGAGGCGGTGCTGCTGCCCACCATGCCACCGCTGCATATTTACAAAGGTTCTTGCCGTTTGTCTGACGCTCCTcatcttgtgttttttgttttccactcATGTAAAGACATTGACGTGAGAACTCACTAAAGCTTCCTTACGTGACAGGAGGGTGATTTGAGTATGAGGGACTCCAAAGCCGCTGCTTCCTTGTCCAGGCAGTTGTAGCGGAGACTAGACAGGAAAGAGAAGTAAGACATTtagaggcaggaaacaaaaataaagaagagtTTCATCCAAAGCTGCAAGTCCATCTCAGTAAGGGAGGCAAAATCAAATGCCACCCAATTCCAGGACTGTACAGTGTATAGTAATTAATGAGTACAGTAAATAATGTTAACGAtcagataggaaaaaaaaataaacaaaacacttaCAAGAGCAATTCACACTTGTGCAGAATGGGCTGCAGCCTCTTGAGTCCTTCATGACCGATGTTGGAGTACCCCAGGTTCAGCTCCTCCAGGTCGTGGCATGCGTGACGGATCACGTAGCAGAGGGCCGTGCAGTCCACCACATTCAGAGTCATTTTGAAGAGGTGAAGTTTCTTGATGTGGGGGGCCACCATTTTCACCACGCTCTCCTGGTGGAGCTCCATCAGACAGTGCAGAAGGTTCAGCACCTGCTGGTTGGACAGCTTCTTCTGGAACTGCCTGCCGAACCACATGCCAAGCTCCACCATGACTTCATTGCCCAGGGGTGCCGCCAGACCTCCCAGCTGCCCTCCCAATCTGGCTGCTAGGAGACCAGAAAAAAACCTGGTGAACATCTGCAAGCTTTCCAGCTTGCTCACGTCCAGCAGCTCCTTTGACGTCTGTAGAAATTCACTGCTACAAGGGTCTTCCAGATAAGCGCCGCCACACCAGAGGTCGAGCGCCTCGACGAGGTCATCCTCGCCCACCTCCGTCGCGCCATAGAGAGCAGCAAGGTGCTCCTGGATGGTCATGTGGAAGAATGCGAACATCTGAACCTGCTCTTCCTTCACCTGGATCAGAATCTGGCTGAAGAAGGAGGTTGGGAGGTCCTGGAGGGGCATGCCGAATGACTCAAAGTCGGCCTTTTCAAAGAGAATCTTGTTGCTCATGAGACTTTGGTAGGCAAATTTGCTGAGCTGAAGTAAATCCCTTTTGACTGCCGAGAAGACCACGTCCTTTGAGCTGCTGACACACTCTTCGCCTCTGAGCACATGATGCCTAATGACCGTGTACAGGTAGCAGAGGTAGACCTCACTGACCGTCTTTGGGACTCTAAGGTCGATATTAGTGTCTTTAGGGCATCGGGTAAAGAATTCACTAAGTGCTGTACAGATGATGTAGCAATAAAGAGGAATGAAGGACAAGCCGAAGAGGGTGTCGTTGTTCGCTATGTAGCAGTAGACGGCCTTACTCAGCTCCGGGTCCTGGTAGTACTTGAAGCAGTAGTCCTCGACCTGCTTCTGCTCAAACCCAAGGATGATCGAACAACGGTGACAATATTTCCGGGGGATTTCCGTCGAGGGGCGTGTGGTGATGATCACGGAAGATTCCGGTAGCAAGCTCCCCTTGAACAGATAGCTCACCAGATCCCCCACGGGTAATTCTGTATGGACATCCACGGGCCTTTCTGGAACGTTAAAGTTCAGCTTGTATTTGAACTCATCCAGTCCATCCAACAGGAAGAGAAGGTAGGCGGGCTCTTGAAAAAGATCAGGAAGGATCTCAGTCAGGTGATCAAACTTCCACATGATCAGCTGCGCCAAACTCACGGGGGCCTCGGTTAGGCTGAGCTCGCGGAAGGTAAAATCAAAGACGCACGTGAAGTTTCTCATGGAGACCCCTAAAGCCCAGTCGTGGATCAGTCTCTGCACGGCAATGCTCTTCCCGATGCCGGCGATTCCCTTCACTTTGACCCTCTTTGGCATCCAGTCCTGCCCTGGCAGAGGAGACAGAAGCTCACTGGGTGAGATCCTTTGGCACTTGTGGTGGTTGTAGATCCTGGCCCGCCTGTTTGCCAGGGAGAAGTACTCATGCTGTTCAATCTCCAAGCTGGGGTCGTCGTCTGTCACAAAGAGGTCGGTGTAGCGGATCTCGATGTGCGTTCGTGACTTGGAGTCTTCTATGTGGTCGACGATGTTCCCGGTTCTTCTTACCAGGCTCTTCTTATGAATTGACAGGGGTACTTGAGGGTTGGATGAGACATGAAATGTACTGGTTAGGCGAACACAAAGTGGAATACCCTCCTGTGGTATCACATGACTGAGCGTCATCTGCGGTGATGAGCAAAACGATTTGCacgaaacaaagaaaaaaaaactgagcaaaaCAAAATGGCGTCTCGCTCCCAGggacatttaaaacatttagttCCTGTCTGGATGTGTTTCCCTGCATTAATTCCtgttatttgatatttaaatgaAGGTCTCTAGTAGTTATAGGAAAAATAAATCAACGGATTCCTTTCATGTCACGTGTTAGTTTTTGTCGAGCCGTCAGACGTGTCTTGTGATTGTTCTCGTCGCCCAAAGCCCACTTTGCCAAACCTGCTGATCGCAATCCTAAAAAAGTGTCGGCGACAGAAATTCCACCCAAAGCTCCACAGATCATGGAGAGGGCGCATCCTCAACCtcaccctgcgggaatccggaaACGGGAAGGGCGGCTGTCGGCTTGTTATGCACGGTGGGCTTTGTGTCTGTAAGGACACTCGTCTGTCACAGGGCGCCATTGTCTGGGTCGCATCTGGTGAAGTATTTCAGGTATCGTATTTATAAATGAACTAGCTGTCCGCCCGCattgtaatgaaacaggacaaactttaaaaatcaatagaacaataaaaatgtaatttgtattaagaagaatTTATATCATAGCTTTcctatccgagggcctcttgatatacagtacaatatttttggttctgCTATACTGTAAAAAGCAATTCAAGAGACCTCTAATCATCACTTAATTAAATGCATGCTATTAGGTTAAAAATTCAAGTTCTATGATTTTattagaaaaacattatttaatgtgttGATGTGAAAGAATTATATTAGTACATACTTTAGCTTAGGCGTGCAAGTAAtctaaaataatgcaaaaacattttactaTACAGCTTCGGAGTACACTCTGTCTGACCTTAACAACTGGAAAATAAGTAAAGTCAAAGAaagattattataattaatgAAGTATCTTCTCAATATGTCATCAGGCTTACATGCACTAAGACAATATTACGTCTAAAATCCTTAACCAACATACAAACGCACGTGAGAAATCATTAGTAATGTTGAGAAAATATGATAAAATGGACGGCGCTAAATTTCGTGCTATTCAACCAGTTATGCAAAAGAAGTAAATGAACTGTTAGagcaatgcaaataattattagctTGAAATCTTGAAATTACTTCTCTATAACTTAGCTTTTATCTGCTCATCTGACTAATACAGCCGTACTCAAAATGTTCGTATTTCTGCGCCCCCTGAGTAATATAAGATAGTTGAGAATAACCCAtcatacaactaacaaaggtgtgATACTCGtccggtgtcgcggtatcctatcatttttacttccataaggtttgcatgtgttcggctaacttcgatgaaatatttgcaatttattatttttttaagtgctttaataactgttaaaatgccttgtgtggttgttggtagtaattctaatcccaaaaacaaagaataaaatatttgttcttgtttaattaatttctttatgtaaaaaaacgattcaatatgttttcatttttaaaaacgtcgtaaacgaggacaccagtgaagtcaatctgcgcgagacgaacgtattttcgtccgacaaatattataccgctgttagttgtatcatgagaataacccagtggttctcaatctggggggcgcgaagtaataaaaaggggggcgcgaagatgtgaaaaaaagaaaacaagaatcaaaagtatgaaaaaaaaaaaaatctgttgaaaccaaaccaaatgaacttaaactacattctgatactagaacaataaatatagagttagataaatgtcgatcaaagttaagtaggtataataaaatatgcatctacattaaaaaaaatgtattgcgattaaaactgttatgaaaactcgggtcgcaaatacttaaaggttgagaaacgctgaaataacccaatacgcagtaaattattgaactcaatttggcaatattgacTACGCTGCCAGTGTGttgcagtcgcgccgcattatcacctgatctactggcacctgaatgttcgcgacagataccgacaagtctcgaactttctggattgaaaatacgcgactataaaagcagcagcagcggcgccgctcgtcagttagtcattagatctttgccttagaaatgttttattttaattttagttataatgcattcgttgtgatgaTATGATTACaaatttatatttgaaataaaaatgtaaaaaaataattttgatgtcttgttcatttattcgatgccccccttgtacagcttcagcggcgccacagtttgagaaccgctggacTAATGTTAGTTAGACAGCCATCACGTTAGCCACCCTGACTCCGTAGCTTAACCTCCACAGATGTAAAGTAACGTTGCCACAGTACTGTAGTCCTATCAGCATTGCACAAATAATAATGCAGGATTACTGAAGGAGGAATCAAGTACTATTCACCTTTGACAGCGATTAAAATATCCGCTCTATCTCTCACCGTAGTTGTTGTTTTCACGTCCGGTATGGCGATACAAACTTGGCACAGCGAGGTAACAGGGCGGAGTTTCGCGCCCACTCATGAAGCAGAGAAATTAAGTAACGTATGATTAGGTTAGACGaacttgaattttgtttttcaataaatgaaaaaaaggaatttgagtTTAGATTACTTACACGTCTAAGCTAAAGTATGTACTAATATAATTCTTTCACGTCAACACATTAAgtaatgttttcaaattaaaatatttaataaaaccatTAAACTTGAATTTTTAACCTAATAGCATGCATTTGATTAAGTGATGGTTAGAGGTCtcttgaattgctttttaaagtgTATAGCagtaccaaaaatattgtatatcaagaggccctcggataggAAAGCTATGATATAAATTCTTCTcgatacaaattacatttttattgttctattgatttttaaagtttgtcctgtttcattacaatGCGGGCGGACAGCTAGTTCATTTATAAATACGATACCTGAAATACTTCACCAGATGAGACCCGGACAATGGCGCCCTGTGACAGACGAGTGTCCTTACAGACACAAAGCCCACCGTGCATTGCGAGCCGACAGCCGCCCTTCCAGTTTCTTGATTCTTGAAAACAACAACTACGGTGAGAGATAGAGCGGATATTTTAATCGCTGTCAAAGCCGAATAGTACTTAATTCCTCCTTCAGTAATCCTGCAT containing:
- the LOC120522757 gene encoding NACHT, LRR and PYD domains-containing protein 3-like, with protein sequence MFTADNMDQRMQSFNLIRSNQENLLVWLSDNPSPLLRWLYDRNVLGQSLFHSLLEKTPSNSIVALLDHICHDGKRSDVFLQVLWDVQEYYCPELGAWLQDQCGLPGVKASEVVDAGLPETKPGKLKKMLFFKFRHKKYTLSKTAQGQSSIKGASLKYPQWRVPLSIHKKSLVRRTGNIVDHIEDSKSRTHIEIRYTDLFVTDDDPSLEIEQHEYFSLANRRARIYNHHKCQRISPSELLSPLPGQDWMPKRVKVKGIAGIGKSIAVQRLIHDWALGVSMRNFTCVFDFTFRELSLTEAPVSLAQLIMWKFDHLTEILPDLFQEPAYLLFLLDGLDEFKYKLNFNVPERPVDVHTELPVGDLVSYLFKGSLLPESSVIITTRPSTEIPRKYCHRCSIILGFEQKQVEDYCFKYYQDPELSKAVYCYIANNDTLFGLSFIPLYCYIICTALSEFFTRCPKDTNIDLRVPKTVSEVYLCYLYTVIRHHVLRGEECVSSSKDVVFSAVKRDLLQLSKFAYQSLMSNKILFEKADFESFGMPLQDLPTSFFSQILIQVKEEQVQMFAFFHMTIQEHLAALYGATEVGEDDLVEALDLWCGGAYLEDPCSSEFLQTSKELLDVSKLESLQMFTRFFSGLLAARLGGQLGGLAAPLGNEVMVELGMWFGRQFQKKLSNQQVLNLLHCLMELHQESVVKMVAPHIKKLHLFKMTLNVVDCTALCYVIRHACHDLEELNLGYSNIGHEGLKRLQPILHKCELLFLRYNCLDKEAAALESLILKSPSCHVRKLYMCGNNIGCEGVLELWTALKDNSTVEELYLDITGITERGTENIVECLSNNKTLKSLT